A portion of the Hydractinia symbiolongicarpus strain clone_291-10 chromosome 10, HSymV2.1, whole genome shotgun sequence genome contains these proteins:
- the LOC130612127 gene encoding ras-specific guanine nucleotide-releasing factor RalGPS2-like isoform X2: protein MDGIGVLIKSSGRRSFNEYDHISFPPQRLRRKTWCGFSNETDRCFFKIVEVNDEQCSQVMNKNHSSLIATNPAVVKDLELNFGDNKCVESLQQSKEFDAVVFDVLKVQPEDVAELTSCCWTSKKKYEICPNVVNFTKRFNQVSYWVTREVLNSNTAKNRAEKLIYLIKVAKKLFDLNNLNSLKAVVSGLQSAPIYRLTKTWNLIPKRDKEKLEKLNELVAEDNNRIKFREYIQTVKLPCIPYLGMYLTDLTYINTIHPLTGGLDVARTNKMNEILRIIADFQQSTYDLKSQKYIQEYLNSIKYIDELQKFMEDENYKLSQKIEPSTATLRESKDLGRRRREIFSESDETYRLHPKAPLAKSNSLRDKPKSSNLTVKSSSLNLPNTPFRSPSPDKKVFTPGHRKVKSLGSNQQLLASLSALNTLNLPGSQSSSVSNSGGSRYNLMDDTLLEDQSNGDIHASTSYESGLDQDQPETHPIIQNFEPPAIGCELSPCLPDTYFKLQGFLKRKTCLKNGYKPKVTSWQRYWVGITCSCLIYFLPRYRAFGGHERTHFRQDPHKILPLHGCTVFVSDIHSDSFRLTEDRGSNVYQFRAGTQANAKLWCKYIAEASDDKKLTPANLITFDESDDDNTRL, encoded by the exons ATGGATGGTATAGGTGTTTTAATAAAATCCAGTGGTCGTAGAAGTTTTAATGAATATGATCACATTTCATTCCCGCCACAAAGACTTAGACGTAAAACATGGTGCGGATTTAGTAACGAAACCGACCGttgcttttttaaaatcgtAGAAGTAAATGACGAACAG tgcaGTCAAGTAATGAACAAAAATCATAGTTCATTAATCGCCACAAATCCTGCTGTTGTAAAGGACCTGGAACTGAATTTTGGTGAT AATAAGTGTGTAGAAAGTCTACAGCAATCAAAAGAATTCGATGCAGTTGTCTTTGACGTATTGAAAGTTCAACCAGAAGATGTTGCT GAATTAACAAGCTGTTGCTGGACGAGTAAAAAGAAATATGAAATATGTCCAAACGTTGTAAATTTCACGAAAAGGTTTAATCAG GTTAGCTATTGGGTGACAAGAGAAGTTTTAAATTCCAATACAGCGAAAAATAGagcagaaaaattaatttatttaataaaagtaGCCAAA aaACTGTTTGATCTTAATAACCTAAATTCTTTAAAAGCAGTTGTATCTGGATTGCAAAGTGCACCAATATATAGATTAACAAAAACATGGAAT TTAATTCCTAAACGAGATAAAGAAAAACTGGAAAAACTGAATGAATTAGTAGCAGAAGATAATAACAG aatAAAATTTCGTGAATATATACAAACAGTGAAATTACCATGCATACCTTACTTAG GTATGTATTTAACAGACCTGACGTATATAAATACTATACATCCCTTAACAGGAGGTCTTGATGTTGCTAGAACGAATAAG ATGAACGAAATCTTGAGAATCAtagctgacttccagcaatcaacATATG ATCTGAAAAGCCAAAAATATATACAGGAATATTTAAATTCCATCAAATATATCGATGAACTTCAAAAGTTTATGGAAGATGAAAATTACAA ACTATCTCAGAAAATAGAACCAAGCACGGCCACTCTAAGAGAGTCAAAAGACCTAGGAAGGAGACGACGTGAAATATTTTCTG AATCAGATGAAACGTATCGTCTTCACCCTAAAGCACCGTTAGCAAAATCCAATAGTTTAAGAGACAAACCAAAATCATCTAACTTGACTGTTAAGTCATCCAGTTTGAACCTTCCTAACACGCCGTTTCGTTCACCTTCGCCcgataaaaaagtatttacacCTGGACATAGGAAAGTGAAAAGTCTAGGAAGCAA ccAACAGTTGTTAGCATCACTTTCGGCACTAAACACGTTAAA TTTACCTGGTAGTCAAAGCAGTAGCGTATCGAATTCAGGTGGTTCCCGTTATAACTTGATGGATGACACGTTGCTGGAAGATCAAAGCAATGGCGACATTCACG CAAGCACAAGTTATGAATCTGGCTTGGATCAGGATCAACCAGAAACTCATCCTATTATACAAAA cttCGAACCTCCGGCAATAGGTTGTGAGCTTTCACCGTGTTTACCTGATACATATTTCAAACTGCAAGGCTTCTTAAAGCGAAAGACTTGTTTAAAAAATGGATACAAACCAAAG GTCACCAGTTGGCAACGATATTGGGTGGGAATAACCTGTTCTtgtcttatttattttcttccaAGATATCGAGCCTTTGGAGGCCACGAAAGAACGCAT TTTCGACAAGATCCTCACAAAATTTTACCGTTGCATGGCTGCACTGTGTTCGTTAGTGATATACATTCAGATTCGTTTCGTTTAACTGAGGACAGGGGAAGTAACGTGTATCAATTCCGTGCTGGCACTCAAGCGAATGCAAAACTGTGGTGCAAATATATCgcagaagcttctgatgacaaaaaattaacG CCGGCAAACTTAATCACGTTCGATGAATCAGATGATGACAACACGCGATTATGA
- the LOC130612127 gene encoding ras-specific guanine nucleotide-releasing factor RalGPS2-like isoform X1, producing MDGIGVLIKSSGRRSFNEYDHISFPPQRLRRKTWCGFSNETDRCFFKIVEVNDEQCSQVMNKNHSSLIATNPAVVKDLELNFGDNKCVESLQQSKEFDAVVFDVLKVQPEDVANQLTLIDLPLFQSIGPEELTSCCWTSKKKYEICPNVVNFTKRFNQVSYWVTREVLNSNTAKNRAEKLIYLIKVAKKLFDLNNLNSLKAVVSGLQSAPIYRLTKTWNLIPKRDKEKLEKLNELVAEDNNRIKFREYIQTVKLPCIPYLGMYLTDLTYINTIHPLTGGLDVARTNKMNEILRIIADFQQSTYDLKSQKYIQEYLNSIKYIDELQKFMEDENYKLSQKIEPSTATLRESKDLGRRRREIFSESDETYRLHPKAPLAKSNSLRDKPKSSNLTVKSSSLNLPNTPFRSPSPDKKVFTPGHRKVKSLGSNQQLLASLSALNTLNLPGSQSSSVSNSGGSRYNLMDDTLLEDQSNGDIHASTSYESGLDQDQPETHPIIQNFEPPAIGCELSPCLPDTYFKLQGFLKRKTCLKNGYKPKVTSWQRYWVGITCSCLIYFLPRYRAFGGHERTHFRQDPHKILPLHGCTVFVSDIHSDSFRLTEDRGSNVYQFRAGTQANAKLWCKYIAEASDDKKLTPANLITFDESDDDNTRL from the exons ATGGATGGTATAGGTGTTTTAATAAAATCCAGTGGTCGTAGAAGTTTTAATGAATATGATCACATTTCATTCCCGCCACAAAGACTTAGACGTAAAACATGGTGCGGATTTAGTAACGAAACCGACCGttgcttttttaaaatcgtAGAAGTAAATGACGAACAG tgcaGTCAAGTAATGAACAAAAATCATAGTTCATTAATCGCCACAAATCCTGCTGTTGTAAAGGACCTGGAACTGAATTTTGGTGAT AATAAGTGTGTAGAAAGTCTACAGCAATCAAAAGAATTCGATGCAGTTGTCTTTGACGTATTGAAAGTTCAACCAGAAGATGTTGCT AATCAATTAACTCTCATTGACTTGCCGTTATTCCAAAGTATTGGACCAGAG GAATTAACAAGCTGTTGCTGGACGAGTAAAAAGAAATATGAAATATGTCCAAACGTTGTAAATTTCACGAAAAGGTTTAATCAG GTTAGCTATTGGGTGACAAGAGAAGTTTTAAATTCCAATACAGCGAAAAATAGagcagaaaaattaatttatttaataaaagtaGCCAAA aaACTGTTTGATCTTAATAACCTAAATTCTTTAAAAGCAGTTGTATCTGGATTGCAAAGTGCACCAATATATAGATTAACAAAAACATGGAAT TTAATTCCTAAACGAGATAAAGAAAAACTGGAAAAACTGAATGAATTAGTAGCAGAAGATAATAACAG aatAAAATTTCGTGAATATATACAAACAGTGAAATTACCATGCATACCTTACTTAG GTATGTATTTAACAGACCTGACGTATATAAATACTATACATCCCTTAACAGGAGGTCTTGATGTTGCTAGAACGAATAAG ATGAACGAAATCTTGAGAATCAtagctgacttccagcaatcaacATATG ATCTGAAAAGCCAAAAATATATACAGGAATATTTAAATTCCATCAAATATATCGATGAACTTCAAAAGTTTATGGAAGATGAAAATTACAA ACTATCTCAGAAAATAGAACCAAGCACGGCCACTCTAAGAGAGTCAAAAGACCTAGGAAGGAGACGACGTGAAATATTTTCTG AATCAGATGAAACGTATCGTCTTCACCCTAAAGCACCGTTAGCAAAATCCAATAGTTTAAGAGACAAACCAAAATCATCTAACTTGACTGTTAAGTCATCCAGTTTGAACCTTCCTAACACGCCGTTTCGTTCACCTTCGCCcgataaaaaagtatttacacCTGGACATAGGAAAGTGAAAAGTCTAGGAAGCAA ccAACAGTTGTTAGCATCACTTTCGGCACTAAACACGTTAAA TTTACCTGGTAGTCAAAGCAGTAGCGTATCGAATTCAGGTGGTTCCCGTTATAACTTGATGGATGACACGTTGCTGGAAGATCAAAGCAATGGCGACATTCACG CAAGCACAAGTTATGAATCTGGCTTGGATCAGGATCAACCAGAAACTCATCCTATTATACAAAA cttCGAACCTCCGGCAATAGGTTGTGAGCTTTCACCGTGTTTACCTGATACATATTTCAAACTGCAAGGCTTCTTAAAGCGAAAGACTTGTTTAAAAAATGGATACAAACCAAAG GTCACCAGTTGGCAACGATATTGGGTGGGAATAACCTGTTCTtgtcttatttattttcttccaAGATATCGAGCCTTTGGAGGCCACGAAAGAACGCAT TTTCGACAAGATCCTCACAAAATTTTACCGTTGCATGGCTGCACTGTGTTCGTTAGTGATATACATTCAGATTCGTTTCGTTTAACTGAGGACAGGGGAAGTAACGTGTATCAATTCCGTGCTGGCACTCAAGCGAATGCAAAACTGTGGTGCAAATATATCgcagaagcttctgatgacaaaaaattaacG CCGGCAAACTTAATCACGTTCGATGAATCAGATGATGACAACACGCGATTATGA
- the LOC130612129 gene encoding KICSTOR subunit 2-like isoform X2, with product MDVVGNEDTAEKNLKPIPRERAFLETFCYTIAQFQFDRAQEFVEKEREMFKPEAGSNWNALLNALLTFAHAEKNYFTMAFIEKKLFKQTIRPLYTNLSAELTKQEVVFDSPKLHSKSTPHGVEALTVELSKQIIQFTSARLKMIDFYEFMAKSGWNHAQNIQEIIQSITNISMEFLKAFHHPILDPLKTSFSYEVDIVSNIFKIENHLAEWDFLDSLLLLRECQAKLSAWSSLSPSTSVKEQLLSTFSYKSLFSRSNKKQTEMTPFLYQWLISMYSSLLSKFSFYFFTSLSAQAPAADIKASLSKTSIDFISKFLNFQRKTDVLSMSLVLDTTTKKNTFKGHGYHLRSTICEKPTGMNSYPSVMNIPDIRPKEHWPNVISIINDQRQALNVTDKIVYFYDQKLESSYFLIKVDVRMTLVLIYSVKRKERDNYIQNFLVDIRSSLNHDKLYHMLRPGQAKTF from the coding sequence atggaTGTAGTGGGCAACGAAGATACTGcagaaaaaaatctaaaacccATCCCAAGAGAAAGAGCGTTTTTAGAAACGTTTTGTTATACCATTGCACAATTTCAATTTGATCGTGCTCAAGAGTTTGTGGAAAAGGAACGAGAGATGTTTAAACCAGAAGCAGGTTCTAATTGGAATGCATTGTTAAATGCTTTGCTTACATTTGCACATGCTGAGAAGAACTATTTTACCATGGCTTTTATTGAGAAGAAATTATTCAAACAAACTATCAGACCTTTATATACAAACTTGTCAGCAGAACTCACAAAGCAAGAAGTCGTGTTTGATAGTCCAAAGTTGCATTCTAAAAGTACTCCACATGGTGTAGAAGCATTGACTGTGGAGTTATCCAAGCAAATTATACAATTTACATCTGCACGGCTTAAAATGATAGATTTTTACGAATTTATGGCTAAAAGTGGATGGAACCATGCTCAAAATATTCAGGAAATTATTCAGTCCATTACAAATATTAGcatggagtttttaaaagcatttcatcACCCTATACTTGATCCTTTAAAGACAAGTTTTTCTTATGAAGTTGATATTGtgagtaacatttttaaaattgagaatCATTTAGCAGAATGGGATTTTCTTGATTCTCTTTTATTGTTACGAGAATGCCAAGCAAAATTAAGTGCATGGAGTTCGCTATCACCCTCTACTTCAGTAAAAGAACAGCTCTTATCAACATTTTCTTACAAATCTCTTTTCAGTCGttccaacaaaaaacaaactgaGATGACACCATTTTTATATCAGTGGTTGATTTCGATGTATTCAAGTCTGTTGTCAAAAttctcattttatttttttacttcactGAGTGCTCAAGCACCAGCAGCTGATATAAAAGCGTCACTGTCTAAAACAAGCATTGACTTTATTAgtaagtttttaaactttcaaagaAAAACGGATGTGCTAAGTATGTCACTAGTATTAGACacaacaacaaagaaaaatacatttaaGGGGCATGGGTATCATTTGCGGAGTACTATATGTGAAAAACCGACTGGAATGAATTCGTATCCCAGTGTTATGAATATTCCAGATATTCGACCGAAGGAACACTGGCCAAATGTTATATCAATCATAAACGATCAGAGACAAGCTTTGAATGTTACTgataaaattgtttatttttatgatcAGAAACTAGAAAGTTCTTATTTCCTGATTAAAGTGGACGTCAGGATGACATTAGTTTTAATATACAGTGTGAAGAGGAAAGAACGGGATAATtatattcaaaattttcttGTTGACATTCGATCATCATTAAATCACGATAAACTTTACCACATGTTACGTCCAGGACAGGCAAAAACGTTTTAA
- the LOC130612127 gene encoding ras-specific guanine nucleotide-releasing factor RalGPS2-like isoform X3: protein MNKNHSSLIATNPAVVKDLELNFGDNKCVESLQQSKEFDAVVFDVLKVQPEDVANQLTLIDLPLFQSIGPEELTSCCWTSKKKYEICPNVVNFTKRFNQVSYWVTREVLNSNTAKNRAEKLIYLIKVAKKLFDLNNLNSLKAVVSGLQSAPIYRLTKTWNLIPKRDKEKLEKLNELVAEDNNRIKFREYIQTVKLPCIPYLGMYLTDLTYINTIHPLTGGLDVARTNKMNEILRIIADFQQSTYDLKSQKYIQEYLNSIKYIDELQKFMEDENYKLSQKIEPSTATLRESKDLGRRRREIFSESDETYRLHPKAPLAKSNSLRDKPKSSNLTVKSSSLNLPNTPFRSPSPDKKVFTPGHRKVKSLGSNQQLLASLSALNTLNLPGSQSSSVSNSGGSRYNLMDDTLLEDQSNGDIHASTSYESGLDQDQPETHPIIQNFEPPAIGCELSPCLPDTYFKLQGFLKRKTCLKNGYKPKVTSWQRYWVGITCSCLIYFLPRYRAFGGHERTHFRQDPHKILPLHGCTVFVSDIHSDSFRLTEDRGSNVYQFRAGTQANAKLWCKYIAEASDDKKLTPANLITFDESDDDNTRL from the exons ATGAACAAAAATCATAGTTCATTAATCGCCACAAATCCTGCTGTTGTAAAGGACCTGGAACTGAATTTTGGTGAT AATAAGTGTGTAGAAAGTCTACAGCAATCAAAAGAATTCGATGCAGTTGTCTTTGACGTATTGAAAGTTCAACCAGAAGATGTTGCT AATCAATTAACTCTCATTGACTTGCCGTTATTCCAAAGTATTGGACCAGAG GAATTAACAAGCTGTTGCTGGACGAGTAAAAAGAAATATGAAATATGTCCAAACGTTGTAAATTTCACGAAAAGGTTTAATCAG GTTAGCTATTGGGTGACAAGAGAAGTTTTAAATTCCAATACAGCGAAAAATAGagcagaaaaattaatttatttaataaaagtaGCCAAA aaACTGTTTGATCTTAATAACCTAAATTCTTTAAAAGCAGTTGTATCTGGATTGCAAAGTGCACCAATATATAGATTAACAAAAACATGGAAT TTAATTCCTAAACGAGATAAAGAAAAACTGGAAAAACTGAATGAATTAGTAGCAGAAGATAATAACAG aatAAAATTTCGTGAATATATACAAACAGTGAAATTACCATGCATACCTTACTTAG GTATGTATTTAACAGACCTGACGTATATAAATACTATACATCCCTTAACAGGAGGTCTTGATGTTGCTAGAACGAATAAG ATGAACGAAATCTTGAGAATCAtagctgacttccagcaatcaacATATG ATCTGAAAAGCCAAAAATATATACAGGAATATTTAAATTCCATCAAATATATCGATGAACTTCAAAAGTTTATGGAAGATGAAAATTACAA ACTATCTCAGAAAATAGAACCAAGCACGGCCACTCTAAGAGAGTCAAAAGACCTAGGAAGGAGACGACGTGAAATATTTTCTG AATCAGATGAAACGTATCGTCTTCACCCTAAAGCACCGTTAGCAAAATCCAATAGTTTAAGAGACAAACCAAAATCATCTAACTTGACTGTTAAGTCATCCAGTTTGAACCTTCCTAACACGCCGTTTCGTTCACCTTCGCCcgataaaaaagtatttacacCTGGACATAGGAAAGTGAAAAGTCTAGGAAGCAA ccAACAGTTGTTAGCATCACTTTCGGCACTAAACACGTTAAA TTTACCTGGTAGTCAAAGCAGTAGCGTATCGAATTCAGGTGGTTCCCGTTATAACTTGATGGATGACACGTTGCTGGAAGATCAAAGCAATGGCGACATTCACG CAAGCACAAGTTATGAATCTGGCTTGGATCAGGATCAACCAGAAACTCATCCTATTATACAAAA cttCGAACCTCCGGCAATAGGTTGTGAGCTTTCACCGTGTTTACCTGATACATATTTCAAACTGCAAGGCTTCTTAAAGCGAAAGACTTGTTTAAAAAATGGATACAAACCAAAG GTCACCAGTTGGCAACGATATTGGGTGGGAATAACCTGTTCTtgtcttatttattttcttccaAGATATCGAGCCTTTGGAGGCCACGAAAGAACGCAT TTTCGACAAGATCCTCACAAAATTTTACCGTTGCATGGCTGCACTGTGTTCGTTAGTGATATACATTCAGATTCGTTTCGTTTAACTGAGGACAGGGGAAGTAACGTGTATCAATTCCGTGCTGGCACTCAAGCGAATGCAAAACTGTGGTGCAAATATATCgcagaagcttctgatgacaaaaaattaacG CCGGCAAACTTAATCACGTTCGATGAATCAGATGATGACAACACGCGATTATGA
- the LOC130612131 gene encoding Na(+)/H(+) antiporter NhaA-like translates to MLTLRCRTLLVSSFKTSHVMNAKLSTAEHKNAKFPPTFITKRYQPNVAVINLEGTIQPSFGKQKFGRDGKLNIESLEGCIEKAFNINKLKAVCLIINSPGGSPSQSELISNKINNLGKEKNVNVISFVHDLALSGGYWMACAGSEIYITKNSAVGSLGAVFQGFGFHEFIKRYGIERRIYVSGENKSILDPFSPEKENDIAMMKGILKHIHKNFADYVKESRHNKLNGPEETLFNGDIFIGQKAVELGLADGINTVDKYIHEKFGTKVNVVRVNPLQKGKFSSLFGVDYSPFDIFSVDHKLKFM, encoded by the coding sequence ATGTTAACATTGAGATGCAGGACATTACTGGTGTCTAGTTTTAAAACTAGTCATGTGATGAATGCTAAATTAAGCACGGCAGAACACAAAAATGCGAAATTTCCGCCAACATTTATTACAAAAAGATATCAACCCAATGTTGCGGTCATTAATCTAGAGGGAACTATTCAACCAAGTTTTGGTAAACAGAAATTTGGTAGAGATGGGAAGTTAAACATTGAGTCTTTAGAGGGTTGTATCGAGAAGGCATTTAATATAAACAAGTTAAAAGCTGTTTGCTTAATCATAAACAGTCCAGGTGGTTCACCTTCGCAATCAGaattaatttcaaataaaattaataatctagggaaagaaaaaaacgttaatgttatttcttttgttcATGACTTGGCATTGTCTGGTGGCTATTGGATGGCATGTGCAGGAAGCGAAATTTACATTACGAAAAACTCTGCTGTTGGTAGCCTTGGGGCAGTATTTCAGGGATTTGGTTTTCATGAATTTATTAAACGTTATGGCATAGAGCGAAGAATTTATGTATCTGGAGAAAACAAATCAATCCTTGATCCTTTTTCTCCTGAAAAAGAAAACGACATTGCGATGATGAAAGGAATTTTAAAGCATATTCACAAAAATTTTGCAGATTACGTGAAAGAAAGTCGACATAACAAGCTGAATGGACCAGAAGAAACACTATTTAATGGTGATATATTTATTGGTCAGAAAGCAGTGGAGTTGGGGCTAGCTGATGGGATAAATACTGTTGATAAATATATTCACGAAAAATTTGGAACTAAAGTTAATGTTGTGAGGGTAAATCCTCTTCAAAAGGGAAAATTTTCATCATTATTTGGAGTTGATTACTCtccttttgatattttttctgttGATCATAAATTAAAGTTTATGTAA
- the LOC130612129 gene encoding KICSTOR subunit 2-like isoform X1 encodes MHAYYNRRQSDYLKKTKMDVVGNEDTAEKNLKPIPRERAFLETFCYTIAQFQFDRAQEFVEKEREMFKPEAGSNWNALLNALLTFAHAEKNYFTMAFIEKKLFKQTIRPLYTNLSAELTKQEVVFDSPKLHSKSTPHGVEALTVELSKQIIQFTSARLKMIDFYEFMAKSGWNHAQNIQEIIQSITNISMEFLKAFHHPILDPLKTSFSYEVDIVSNIFKIENHLAEWDFLDSLLLLRECQAKLSAWSSLSPSTSVKEQLLSTFSYKSLFSRSNKKQTEMTPFLYQWLISMYSSLLSKFSFYFFTSLSAQAPAADIKASLSKTSIDFISKFLNFQRKTDVLSMSLVLDTTTKKNTFKGHGYHLRSTICEKPTGMNSYPSVMNIPDIRPKEHWPNVISIINDQRQALNVTDKIVYFYDQKLESSYFLIKVDVRMTLVLIYSVKRKERDNYIQNFLVDIRSSLNHDKLYHMLRPGQAKTF; translated from the exons ATGCATGCATATTATAACAGAAGGCAAAGTGATTATTTaaa aaaaactaaaatggaTGTAGTGGGCAACGAAGATACTGcagaaaaaaatctaaaacccATCCCAAGAGAAAGAGCGTTTTTAGAAACGTTTTGTTATACCATTGCACAATTTCAATTTGATCGTGCTCAAGAGTTTGTGGAAAAGGAACGAGAGATGTTTAAACCAGAAGCAGGTTCTAATTGGAATGCATTGTTAAATGCTTTGCTTACATTTGCACATGCTGAGAAGAACTATTTTACCATGGCTTTTATTGAGAAGAAATTATTCAAACAAACTATCAGACCTTTATATACAAACTTGTCAGCAGAACTCACAAAGCAAGAAGTCGTGTTTGATAGTCCAAAGTTGCATTCTAAAAGTACTCCACATGGTGTAGAAGCATTGACTGTGGAGTTATCCAAGCAAATTATACAATTTACATCTGCACGGCTTAAAATGATAGATTTTTACGAATTTATGGCTAAAAGTGGATGGAACCATGCTCAAAATATTCAGGAAATTATTCAGTCCATTACAAATATTAGcatggagtttttaaaagcatttcatcACCCTATACTTGATCCTTTAAAGACAAGTTTTTCTTATGAAGTTGATATTGtgagtaacatttttaaaattgagaatCATTTAGCAGAATGGGATTTTCTTGATTCTCTTTTATTGTTACGAGAATGCCAAGCAAAATTAAGTGCATGGAGTTCGCTATCACCCTCTACTTCAGTAAAAGAACAGCTCTTATCAACATTTTCTTACAAATCTCTTTTCAGTCGttccaacaaaaaacaaactgaGATGACACCATTTTTATATCAGTGGTTGATTTCGATGTATTCAAGTCTGTTGTCAAAAttctcattttatttttttacttcactGAGTGCTCAAGCACCAGCAGCTGATATAAAAGCGTCACTGTCTAAAACAAGCATTGACTTTATTAgtaagtttttaaactttcaaagaAAAACGGATGTGCTAAGTATGTCACTAGTATTAGACacaacaacaaagaaaaatacatttaaGGGGCATGGGTATCATTTGCGGAGTACTATATGTGAAAAACCGACTGGAATGAATTCGTATCCCAGTGTTATGAATATTCCAGATATTCGACCGAAGGAACACTGGCCAAATGTTATATCAATCATAAACGATCAGAGACAAGCTTTGAATGTTACTgataaaattgtttatttttatgatcAGAAACTAGAAAGTTCTTATTTCCTGATTAAAGTGGACGTCAGGATGACATTAGTTTTAATATACAGTGTGAAGAGGAAAGAACGGGATAATtatattcaaaattttcttGTTGACATTCGATCATCATTAAATCACGATAAACTTTACCACATGTTACGTCCAGGACAGGCAAAAACGTTTTAA